GGGGAAAATTGACAGAACCTTCTGGTGGCTCTACTGGCCCCTGCTGTAGTGGTTGCTGCTGTAAGGGTTGTTGTATAGACGTAATCTGTGTATTTTGTCGTTGCATATCTCCAGGTTTCAAATCTTTCATAACTTCGCCTGAAGATGTTAAATTTACTTGACCTGGAGATGGAGACTGAGCCTGAGGCAAAGGAGGCCTCGCCTCACGCTCAGACCTATATTTATTCCACTCCTCAACATTATAGGGATTTTCTTTAGTTCCTTTTTTTGCCATTGGACCCTTCAACTAGAATACACAATCGGCTTAAAATCTTTGTGTTTTCCTTGATTGTTTTCGTACTCTGATAAAACATAAGCAAAAATGCTACAATAGGAAAACCAACTGTACTTATAGCCGTTTCAACGTCTAACATCAATCTTTGCCCTCCAACTCTGCCGTTGTATCATTCGGCTGTGATGCCTGCATATCGGGAGCCTTGGAATTATCAGAGATTAACTCATTCTGTAGACTTGCGGGAAAAGTTAATGCAATCTCAAGATTTAATTGCTTTAAAACATTCTCTTCAACAAATAATTGCTCAGATTTTACGGATTGCTCAAACGAAAGATATACAATTTTTCCGCTGGCATCAGTAAATTCTTTTGCATTACCGACAATTATTTGAGGGCAATTAACGGCTTGAAAAAAACAATCATTTAACCAATCAATCCAGCTTTGCGGATTTAGAGTAGCATTTCCGGCCGTTGAAACTATCTCAGGGACTACCACGCCTTTGGGGACATACATATTTTCACCGCTGGCTCGAGCTCCGTCCATTTTTGTTTTAAATGCCGCAATCTCTGCGACATCATCAGTATCAAGATGAAATATCCAGAGAGGGTCAATATTTCTATGTAGTACCCGTTTCCAGTCACTCATAGCCTCATTCCTTGCATTTATTATCCACTTGACTGAAGGAATAATGGAAATACCGTGAATCTCATCAGCGAGCCTTTTGCGAGACAGATGAAAAATTTGATTTGGTTTAAATTTTTTAT
The sequence above is a segment of the Pseudomonadota bacterium genome. Coding sequences within it:
- a CDS encoding phage portal protein, translated to MPETKISSSIASDLTNSMIDYSVNPQDTDGQSDQKETTWQMTDWSENLGYYKEIPGLQVAIDAKAVWTIGAGFTADPMTTFLLQSMNGQGKDTFNTLLDNLIRGYIIGGDSFAEIIRDSLGYLINLKPLDPSCIMIVINRQGQIIRYEQVMKNKQPNKKFKPNQIFHLSRKRLADEIHGISIIPSVKWIINARNEAMSDWKRVLHRNIDPLWIFHLDTDDVAEIAAFKTKMDGARASGENMYVPKGVVVPEIVSTAGNATLNPQSWIDWLNDCFFQAVNCPQIIVGNAKEFTDASGKIVYLSFEQSVKSEQLFVEENVLKQLNLEIALTFPASLQNELISDNSKAPDMQASQPNDTTAELEGKD